The DNA sequence ACCCTCGAGGTGTTCCATCTCATGGGCAACTCCATAGGCACCTGAACCCGTGAACCGGAGGGGTTTTTCCAGTCTCTTTAGCCGGATCTTAAGGTCAAGGGGGTCAAGCACGGCCCTCAAAATGTAGTCACCATCCACAACAACACGGTAGGGCCTGCTCACAAGCTCTCGCTCGTTCCTGGAACCGCACTTCTCAAAGCGGTAAACGGTTCCCTCCTCACTGATTATCCTGGGATTCAGAAAAAGGTACACTATCTCAAGGGTACGGCCGATCATCTCATCCTCATCAAAGCGGGTGACCTTCTCCTTGATGGCCATGAACCGGCTGGAGTTCTTCCTCAGACTCCAGTCCCCACCGAATCTTATGGAGAAAAGAAGGGGGAGGAAGGCGTCGGGGGGTATCTGGAGTTTCTCGATAACCCTCTTCTCAGTAATGGTGAACCTGAGGAGTTTCTTCAGGTCAGCATCGTCCAAGTTATCACCATTCCGGGCGTTCTCTGCCTCTACTCTGGGGGTTCACTGAATTCAGGGCGTCTTTCTGAGGTTGAAGTCGGCTATCGCCCTTTCCACCACGGAGATTATTGCATCATCAAGTTCATCCTGGGCACCATCCCTCACAACCGGGATGTTGTCGCAGTATATGACCTCGAGTCCAGCCTCAAGGGCGTCCTTCGTTGCAACGTCAACTGCAGCGGCCTTGAGTTCAGTTAGCATCACATCAGCGTCCTCTATGTACCTTTCAATGTCCCTCTGAAGCAGTGGCCTGTTTGAGAGGTGTGGTGTGGTGCCCACAACCCTGCAGCTGTACTCTGATTCAAGATATTCAACCAGGAGGTCCTTCACTGAGTCAGGGGCTGTTGTTGCAAAGAGCACATTCTTACCCTCAATCTCACCCAAGGGCTTTGGTCTGAAGACAGTTGTTATAACCTCAGCTTCGGGGTTTATGGATTCAATGAAATCGACTATCTCCCTGACCTTTTCATCCCCTGCCATGGGCTCCTCGCACATGGTGACTATCACAAGGTCCGCAAGTCCAATCCTGAAGGGTCCGAAGAAGTTCTTTATGTTTATAAGTGGCTGGTTTGCACCGACAAGTACTATGTGGCGGTTTGATTTCACCGGAGGGATGGCTGCACCGCTGCCCTCAAGGATAACAAAGTCTGCGTCCAGTCTGTTGGCGGTTTCAGCGCCACGCTTCATGTTTGTTATGAAGACATCTCCCACCATACCTCCCCCGCATCTTCTGCAGCCAACGGTGAGTATCCTGCTCATGAGTGCATCCTCCCAGTGGTCAGAGGCTGCATGCACACCCTTATCTGACTGCTCCATGAGAAACTCGGGGGTTATTTCGATCCGGTCGCCATGGACGATCTCGGGTTCCTCGGGACCCCCACGGCCCATAGCAACGACACAGGGGTTGTACTGGCGTTCGTGGATCAGTCGGGCGGCATAGGCGGATACTGCAGTTTTACCTATCCTCTTACCCGTGCCCAGTATCTTGAGTGAGGGTTTCTCAAGTATGTCATACTCTGTCAGGGGCTGGAATTCGAAGTCCGGGCCCCTGTAGACTGCACCCTCACCCAGGACAACTGAGGCTATCCTGAACCTCTTGGAGTAGTCAAGGACAGGTTCATCACTGAGGTCCATGACGGTATCTGCACCATACTTTCTTATGAGTTCTCCTATGAGTTTGTAGGGGATCCTGTGGGGGTCATCCCCGAAGTGGACCGGTCTGCCCATTATTTCAGTGTATTCCTCAGGGGAGGATGTCCTGAGCTTCTCTGTCCCACCAATAAAGATCAGGGCCTTCACATCAATGTGCTCCATTGAGTCAAGGGTTTCAACTGCTGCTCTTGTCACAGGCAGGTAGTGCTCTCCATCAACAAGACAGATCATGGTTTCTGTGGCCTTCATAAACAAACACCTGTTATAAATAACTCTGTTATAGATATGGGATTGGTGCTATTAAAAATAGGCGGCAAGTACTGATAAGAATAATACGGGTATAAGTAATAAATATGTGGCTGGCACCACTGCTGACTAACTGGAACTGGCGGTTCTTGCTGGCATGTAGGAGGTTATTTTACTTTGCCTCGAGCCTGGCCTCCATCTTGACGACTTCTTTCCTTGATCTCCTTGCAAGTTCTGAGAGGCCATTCACAACATTTGGTGGAAGATTGTTACCTTCTTTCCTGGCGAGGATCTCTGAGATGGCGCTTGAGAGCACAAAAATAGCGTACTTATGTTCGGCCTTGGTACGGTGGATGTGGTGGGGGCTGATGTTCAGGGAGAAGTACTCCTCGCATTCATCCTTTATATCATATCCATTCTCAAGGTACTTCAGAACATATACCAGAAATTGGTGCAGTTGTATCATTTCATCCTTATACATGGTTACCAGCCTCAGTCTCCTTATAAGTGTGTATTAAACTTATTATTTAAAAATTTTGGTCCATTAGATGCCCCCTAATCCAAATTAAGGAATGACCACAGATTAATATAAAAATTGCAAATGGTAGTCATATCCATGGGATGAATTCCAACCATCAACCAATGTTTAAGTGAAAGCATATAAATAAATGTTTATATTACTGGAATTCTTCAAATTATTAAATGATCCGGTGTGCCCCCTAAATTCTTAAAAGGGAATGGCTCCATAAAACTAACCATTCGCCCTAACTTTTTCACTGGAGGATGCTGATGAAGATAACAGAATTTGATTACAGACGGATTTCTGAACTCGTTGAAAGAGCAAGGCTTGACGTCGATGATGTCCTTGGACCCGTGGCAGACATCATATCCATGGTGAGGGATGGAGGTGACGATGCCCTCAGGGAACTCACAGGGAGATTCGATGGAGTGACCGTTGAGAACTTCAGGGTCAGCAGGGAGGAGATAGAGGAGGCCCACAAAAAC is a window from the Methanothermobacter thermautotrophicus str. Delta H genome containing:
- a CDS encoding cyclic 2,3-diphosphoglycerate synthase: MKATETMICLVDGEHYLPVTRAAVETLDSMEHIDVKALIFIGGTEKLRTSSPEEYTEIMGRPVHFGDDPHRIPYKLIGELIRKYGADTVMDLSDEPVLDYSKRFRIASVVLGEGAVYRGPDFEFQPLTEYDILEKPSLKILGTGKRIGKTAVSAYAARLIHERQYNPCVVAMGRGGPEEPEIVHGDRIEITPEFLMEQSDKGVHAASDHWEDALMSRILTVGCRRCGGGMVGDVFITNMKRGAETANRLDADFVILEGSGAAIPPVKSNRHIVLVGANQPLINIKNFFGPFRIGLADLVIVTMCEEPMAGDEKVREIVDFIESINPEAEVITTVFRPKPLGEIEGKNVLFATTAPDSVKDLLVEYLESEYSCRVVGTTPHLSNRPLLQRDIERYIEDADVMLTELKAAAVDVATKDALEAGLEVIYCDNIPVVRDGAQDELDDAIISVVERAIADFNLRKTP
- a CDS encoding RimK/LysX family protein, with translation MDDADLKKLLRFTITEKRVIEKLQIPPDAFLPLLFSIRFGGDWSLRKNSSRFMAIKEKVTRFDEDEMIGRTLEIVYLFLNPRIISEEGTVYRFEKCGSRNERELVSRPYRVVVDGDYILRAVLDPLDLKIRLKRLEKPLRFTGSGAYGVAHEMEHLEGEESEGTPFWEFEYEIEE
- a CDS encoding UPF0058 family protein; translation: MYKDEMIQLHQFLVYVLKYLENGYDIKDECEEYFSLNISPHHIHRTKAEHKYAIFVLSSAISEILARKEGNNLPPNVVNGLSELARRSRKEVVKMEARLEAK